The Chitinophaga sp. H8 region AGTAATGTTGGCGGAGGGATGCTTACCTTGTAATATTGTTATACGTTGCTACAAAACGATAGAGGTTAAAGTTGTTTTTGTCCAGCAGCAGGCGGATGTGGTGCTGCAGTTGTTTTTTATCCACGTCTTTCATGCGTCTTTGCTGGATCAGCTGCCAGGCTTTCTCTGCCAGCAGGAGCAATTGTTTGCCGGGTTCTTTTAAGGTAACAAGCTGATGTTTTTCAATAGCTGTTATCACCGCCTGTATACCATCCTGTTGGGTAGCAATGGTTTTAAGCACCGGTATCTCCCATTGCACTTTCTGGCGGCTATGTGCCAGCAGGCGCAGATTTTTTACAAAATCATTGGCATTATCGCGGTCGGCTTTATTCACTACAAAGATGTCGGCAATTTCCATGAGGCCGGCTTTCATGGTCTGGATCTCATCTCCGGCTTCGGGCACCACGACCACAATGGTGGTATCGGCCACTCCTGCAATTTCTACTTCGCTTTGCCCTACTCCTACTGTTTCAATAAACAGATAGTCGAATTGTGCGGCTTTAATAACGTCACTGATTTCGATGATTTTGGAGCTGAGTCCGCCCAGTGCGCCGCGGCTGGCCAGGGAGCGGATAAATACACGGGGGTGGTTGAAATGGTCGCTCATGCGTATCCTGTCGCCCAGCAATGCCCCGAAGTTGAACGGAGAGGAAGGATCTACGGCAACAATAGCAATCCTTTTTTGCTGCGTTAGCAGTTCACTGATGAGTGCATTGACAAGCGTACTTTTTCCTGCACCCGGAGGGCCGGTAATACCTACTACCCGGGTATTGCCAGCAGCCGGGAGGTGTTCCAAAAGCTGTTCATAACCGGTGGCTTCATTTTCTACAAGTGAAATACAACGGGCTAACGCTTTTATATCACCATTCAACAGTGCGGGTAAATATTGCTGGTACATGCTTGTTTTTTCCATGAGTAGTGAATTGCAAAAATACGCAGTAACTGGCTTTAAACTAAGGTATTATTGTCAAAGTTGATATGTTTATTTACCTTCATGCATTGGTAGCAGCGCCATAACCATTCAGCTGCTTTTATAATAACTACGATATCAGATGAAAGTCAGTGGATTTACCTTTGTAAGGAATGCTGTAAAATATGATTACCCGGTAACAGAAGCCATCCGTTCTATTCTACCTTTATGTGATGAAGTGATTGTAAGTGTGGGCAATTCAGATGATGGCACTGAAGCACTGATCCGGTCTATTGATTCTCCTAAAATCCGTATTACACATTCTGTATGGGATGATACCCTGAAGGAAGGTGGCCGTGTATTGGCTGTAGAAACAGATAAAGCCTTTAAGGAGGTGAGTCCGGATGCAGACTGGGCTTTTTACATACAGGCAGACGAGGTGGTGCATGAAAAGGATTATGATAATATCCGTAAGGCAATGGCCCGTTATAAAGATGATCCAAAGGTGGAAGGGTTATTGTTTAACTATGTTCATTTTTACGGCAGCTATGATTACGTAGGTGATTCCCGCACCTGGTATCAGCGAGAAATAAGGATTATCCGCAACGATAAAAATATTGCCTCCTACCGGGATGCGCAGGGGTTCCGTAAGCATGATCAGAAATTGCATGTAAAGCGGGTAGATGCCAGTATCCATCATTATGGTTGGGTAAAAGACCCGCGCCAGCAGGCCAGCAAACTAAATAACAGCCACCAGTTGTATCATGGGGATAATGGTGTGCCACAATCTGCAGCAGAACCATTTGATTATAGCGGTATTGATTCGCTGGCCCTGTTTAAGGGTACGCATCCTGCCGTGATGCAGCAACGCATTAACAGCAGGAACTGGAAATTCGATTTTGATATCAGCCGTAAGAAATTTTCTTTTAAAGAAGGATTGCTATACTGGATAGAAAAGCGGACAGGCAAACGGTTGTTTGATTATAAAAATTATAAACTGCTGAGATAGCCCCCCGGTTCATTTGCAGGCTATTGTGCCATCCAACCTGGAATCCCATCAGTTTACTGGAAACGCTTGTTCTCTTGCATGCTATGCTATTTGCGCCATCCAAACAGTTTTTTCCAGCCCTTTTTAGGTGGGGCATATCTGGCTTTTAATGCCTCGTATCCATGCGCGGCCAGCTGTGTCTGGTAGGCATTAAAAAGTGTGGTCAGTTCGGGCCTTGACTGGAAAGTATACAGGTTGGGGTGATATACGGAGATCATGGATTTATTTTCCAGTTTATATCCGCTGAAATGGAAGAATATTAATGGCCCTGTGGTACCGTCTGCGGCAGACACCTGATAGTTACCATCCGCCTGCCTCAGTTTTCTTTCATCCAGGTTCCAGTATGCCATATTATAGCCCGGATGTTTGCTGGCAAGGAGCAGGTCATTAAAAAGCACGGGCACCAGCATCAGCCATAACTGGTCGGTAAACAAACCTTTGGAGGGCTTATTGTATGCACCATCTACCAGTACATTTTTCCACCAGGCAAGAAATTTTTGCGTACCAGCTGTGCGATTCAGCGCAAAAAAGCCACCGTTGAATGCGCCTCCTCTGAGCATGTTCCTTTGTATGCCGCGTCTGGCCTTTTGGGCGATCTCATCATTTTCCCAGATAACGGTACCATTAATATGTGCAGTGAGGATAATATCTTTCGTCTGGAGGTCTTGCCATACATTGGATAAAGCTGCTGTTACATAGATATCTGCATCGAAATATACTACCTGCTCAAATCCTTTTTTATGGAGGAGATAATCGGCGAGATAGGGCTTTAGTGCGCAGCTTAATTCAAATGCATTATATCTTGATTGCATCGCCCCGTAATTTTCCAGGCCAAGCTCTTCAATAATAACGGTGTTGGATATATTAAATTTATTCAGTTCTTCTTTTGCGTAGTTGTCGGCATTAAATATGAATATAAAAGCTGTGATATCAGTATTATGATTTAATGCAGATGTGATCAGTGTTTTAGCTTCTGCAATATGACTGGGTGTACAGATGGTATAAACGGCCTTCATGTTAGTTTTTTTCTGCTAGCACAATTGTATTTTGATAAAAGTCCTGCTTCTTCGGCAATAATGCATTCAGGATGGTACCTGTAAGATTGGGCAGCAAAATAAACAAGAATTTCAATATAAATCTGATGGGAGATATTTTCATCAGGAAGCCAAACAAGGGTAAAATGTATTGCACATTGTATACCACCATCATCTGAAAGATGGTAGTGATAAAGGTGCCGGATTTATCTGTTGTCAGGAGCGTAAAGCCATTCTTTTCCAGCAGGTGTTTCAGTGCAAATTGGGTGTACCTGGCATAGTCATTGGGTACTTCGTGTTCATTCCATACAAAAGGGCAGGTAATGAGTATTTTACTTTTGGGTTTCATTACCCGGTTTAGTTCGGGTAAAATTTCTTCCAGGTTAAATAAGTGTTCAAACACCTCGCTACTGAATACTGCATCAAAGTGTGCATCCGGAAAGGGAATTGTTTTACCATCATAAAATACATCAATCTCTTCTTTCTCGTGACTATGTCCGTCGCCGTTATAATCCACCCCAATATATTGTTCTACATTGAATAACGCTTTGTAAGGCTTTGAGCCACATCCAAAATCCATGAGTACTCCCTGTAATTCACCCGCATATTTTTTGATGGCTTTGTACAAGCCTTTCCGGACAAAGAAAAAGGGGTGGAACAAATTGGGGTTGAATCCACTGGTTACGCGGTTATTCATATGTTTTTATTAGTTAAATGTGTGAATGTATTTTAGTTGATAAGTCCGCGATATACTGAAAGATATGCTGCCGCAGTATCGTCCCAGTTAAAGAAGTTTGCTCTGTCGATGATAGCCTGTGCCGGATGTGTCGTTTGGTAATGGTGCATGCCTGCTTCAAAAACCTTTTGCATGCTTTCTGGTTCAAAGCTATTAAAATAGTAGGCTTCTTTTCCGCCAATTTCCGGCAGGCTGGTTTTGTCGGAGAGGAAGATCGGTTTCCCGAAATGCATGGCTTCAATTACCGGCAGTCCGAATCCTTCTGCCAGGGAGGGGAAGGCAAAAGCGTAACAGTTTTTAAGATACCAGTATTTATTATCCGCCGGCACAGCACCCAGTAGTTTTATACGGTCTGATATGCCGTGCAGTGCTGCTTCCTGCAGGATCTTTTGTTTGTAGGCTTCATTAATCTGTCCTGCAATGACAAGCTCCAGGTCGTTGTTTTTCAGTAAGCAGGGCAATACATGAAAGTTTTTTTTAGGGAGCACTACTCCTATTGCAAATATAAAAGGGCGGGTAGGCTTGTATACAGGCGTATCGAAGCCGGGGTATTCGTGTACGGTAGTGCCGTTATAGATGACCTGTAAGGGTTTATTGCCTGTATCCAGGTGCTGGTGTACTTCCTGCTTCACAAATTCTGATATGGCAACGATATGATCTACCTGGTTTACATTTTTTTGCAGCCTGCGCATGTACTTTTCCTGTTTGGCCTTGCTTTTGGCTTCATGCAGGAAGTTCAGGTCATGGATGGTAAGTACTCTCCTGGTACGGGTACTGCGTGTTTGATAAGGAGAAGTTTGGTAGGTACTGTGCCATACATCAAAATGTTGCTGGTGCGGCAGGTAAAATTTATGGAGAGAGCTTTGCCATAAATAATCCGGCGTTGTGCCAAAGTGCTTCCCCAGCTTTTTAGGCAGATAAAAGCACAGTTCTTCACCGGCTTTTTTGAGCAATGCTTGTCCCAACTCATGGCAGTACGTGTAAAGTCCTGTGTTAGGGTATTTCATTCTTTCACAATCAATCAGTATATGCGCCATTCGTTGGAAGTTGTAGGTGCCAATAGGTTTAAGTTATCTTTTATTAAGTTTGTCTGACAGTATTATTCATGACAGCTAATTGGCTACCAATCATCTGCCAAATATAAATGTTATTATTTTTATAATATGTAGCATGTACCTGTTGGAGCCGTAAAACTAGAAAATAATTTTCCAAACAGGCCGTTTCCACAAGAAGGGTGCGGTGAGTCCGGATAAGTTGGGGTGGTATGTGAGAGAACAGGGAAGTAAGTATTAATTTAGTATCACTATGACTAATTTCATTCCAATATTTCCATTAAGTACGGTGGTATACCCGCATGAACATTTGAACCTGCATGTATTTGAGCCAAGGTACAAGCAGTTGATCCGGGAGTGCGTGGCAGAGCAGAAGCCTTTTGGTATTCCGGCGGTGGTAGATAAGAAGATTGTGGAGTATGGCACACTGGTAGAGGTGGTGAAGGTAGAAAAGGAGTATGATAACGGGGAGATGGATATCCGTACCAGGGGTGTGAAGGTGTTTCGGGTGCTGGAGATCATCAAAACCATTCCGGAGAAGTTATATTCCGGTGCTATTGTCAGTTATCCGGTAAATAGTGAAAAGAGCAATGAAAGGTTGCGGCAGCAGGTATTGCATGCTGTACGGGAGCTGCATAACATTCTGCAGGTGCATAAGGGGTTCGGCAAGGGAGATGAGGAGCTGACGGCCTATGATCTGGCTCATCATGCCGGGTTATCCCAGGAGGAGGAGTACGAGTTGCTGCATCTTTTTTATGAAGTGCAGCGGCTGGAGTATTTAAAACGGCACCTGCACAAGGTGATTCCGATGATGGCAGAGATGGAAAAGCTCAAGGAAAGAGTGAAGCTGAACGGGCATTTCAGGAACTTATCAGCTGATGATATATAGGAATGGGAAAATTATTGGGAAAAATACCTGAAACAGGTATTTATGAAAGAAATTGGCGATCTGTAAATGCGCTGTGGAAGGGGATTAGCGGTAGATAAGCCGGGAACTTTAACGTGCTTTTAACAGGGGGGATTTTGGTTTTTTTTGCTTCCCGCTTTAAAAATAAGATATTTGCAGACCCGTATTTATTCGGCATATAAGGTTAAAATTCAATATTCGAACTCAATGCATTGGACAAAAGCTAGCATTCTTTGCCTTCTGGGTGGACTGTTCCTGGCGGCAAGTAATGTTACTGCCCAGGATAATTCTCCGTATTCCCGCTACGGCTTAGGCGACATGAATAACAACCAAAATACGATTAATCGTGGTATGGGTGGCGTTTCACAAGCTTATAACGATCCTCAATCAGTAAACTATATTAATCCTGCCAGTTATTCCAACTTACTGCTTACTACCCTGGATATAGGGATAGAAGGCGGTGTTAAGAATCTTACCAGCAAGGATACCCGGTTCAGTTCCGGTTTTGGTACACTTTCCTATTTACAATTGGGGATACCGTTGAAGAAGAACTGGGGGATGAATATCGGATTAAGACCCGTAACCCGGGTTTCTTACAATATCCTGCAGAACACAGAAAAGACTTTTTTTGATACTTTAAAGCTGCCGGTAGCCAATCAATATGAGGGCAATGGCGGTTTATACCAGGTTTTTGTGGGTACCGGTGTTGGTATTGGCAAGAATTTAAGTGTAGGAGCTAACGTTGGTTATTTGTTTGGAAGCATTCAAAACAGTACCAAGGCTATTTACCCGCTCAACAATTTTATATTTCCTTCCAGACATAGCACCCGTGACACTTATGGCAGCTTTTTCTATAAGCTGGGCTTGCAATACAAAGCTAAGT contains the following coding sequences:
- the meaB gene encoding methylmalonyl Co-A mutase-associated GTPase MeaB; protein product: MEKTSMYQQYLPALLNGDIKALARCISLVENEATGYEQLLEHLPAAGNTRVVGITGPPGAGKSTLVNALISELLTQQKRIAIVAVDPSSPFNFGALLGDRIRMSDHFNHPRVFIRSLASRGALGGLSSKIIEISDVIKAAQFDYLFIETVGVGQSEVEIAGVADTTIVVVVPEAGDEIQTMKAGLMEIADIFVVNKADRDNANDFVKNLRLLAHSRQKVQWEIPVLKTIATQQDGIQAVITAIEKHQLVTLKEPGKQLLLLAEKAWQLIQQRRMKDVDKKQLQHHIRLLLDKNNFNLYRFVATYNNITR
- a CDS encoding glycosyltransferase family 2 protein gives rise to the protein MKVSGFTFVRNAVKYDYPVTEAIRSILPLCDEVIVSVGNSDDGTEALIRSIDSPKIRITHSVWDDTLKEGGRVLAVETDKAFKEVSPDADWAFYIQADEVVHEKDYDNIRKAMARYKDDPKVEGLLFNYVHFYGSYDYVGDSRTWYQREIRIIRNDKNIASYRDAQGFRKHDQKLHVKRVDASIHHYGWVKDPRQQASKLNNSHQLYHGDNGVPQSAAEPFDYSGIDSLALFKGTHPAVMQQRINSRNWKFDFDISRKKFSFKEGLLYWIEKRTGKRLFDYKNYKLLR
- a CDS encoding class I SAM-dependent methyltransferase translates to MNNRVTSGFNPNLFHPFFFVRKGLYKAIKKYAGELQGVLMDFGCGSKPYKALFNVEQYIGVDYNGDGHSHEKEEIDVFYDGKTIPFPDAHFDAVFSSEVFEHLFNLEEILPELNRVMKPKSKILITCPFVWNEHEVPNDYARYTQFALKHLLEKNGFTLLTTDKSGTFITTIFQMMVVYNVQYILPLFGFLMKISPIRFILKFLFILLPNLTGTILNALLPKKQDFYQNTIVLAEKN
- a CDS encoding glycosyltransferase family 4 protein; amino-acid sequence: MAHILIDCERMKYPNTGLYTYCHELGQALLKKAGEELCFYLPKKLGKHFGTTPDYLWQSSLHKFYLPHQQHFDVWHSTYQTSPYQTRSTRTRRVLTIHDLNFLHEAKSKAKQEKYMRRLQKNVNQVDHIVAISEFVKQEVHQHLDTGNKPLQVIYNGTTVHEYPGFDTPVYKPTRPFIFAIGVVLPKKNFHVLPCLLKNNDLELVIAGQINEAYKQKILQEAALHGISDRIKLLGAVPADNKYWYLKNCYAFAFPSLAEGFGLPVIEAMHFGKPIFLSDKTSLPEIGGKEAYYFNSFEPESMQKVFEAGMHHYQTTHPAQAIIDRANFFNWDDTAAAYLSVYRGLIN
- a CDS encoding LON peptidase substrate-binding domain-containing protein, producing the protein MTNFIPIFPLSTVVYPHEHLNLHVFEPRYKQLIRECVAEQKPFGIPAVVDKKIVEYGTLVEVVKVEKEYDNGEMDIRTRGVKVFRVLEIIKTIPEKLYSGAIVSYPVNSEKSNERLRQQVLHAVRELHNILQVHKGFGKGDEELTAYDLAHHAGLSQEEEYELLHLFYEVQRLEYLKRHLHKVIPMMAEMEKLKERVKLNGHFRNLSADDI